The sequence ACTGTGTGGAGCTGGCGCGGGAGCAGATCCGCGAGGGCGCGCACATGCTGGATCTGTGTGTGGATTACGTGGGCCGTGACGGTGTGGCGGACATGGAGGAGCTGGCGGGCCGTTTCGCGACCGCTTCCACGCTGCCGGTCGTGCTGGACTCCACCGAGGTGGAGGTGATCCGGGCGGGCCTGGAACGGCTGGGCGGCCGTGCGGTGATCAACTCGGTGAACTACGAGGACGGCGACGGGGCGGACTCGCGGTTCGCCCGGGTCGCCGGGCTGGCGCGGGAGCACGGTGCGGCGCTGATCGCGCTGACCATCGACGAGGAGGGCCAGGCCCGCACCCCGCAGAAGAAGGTCGCAATCGCCGAGCGGCTGATCGCGGACCTGACGGGGAACTGGGGCATCCGCGAGGAGGACATCCTCATCGACACCCTCACCTTCACGATCTGCACGGGCCAGGAGGAGTCCCGCAAGGACGGTGTCGCCACGATCGAGGCGATCCGCGAGCTGAAGCGGCGGCATCCGGCGGTGCAGACCACGCTGGGCTTGTCGAACATCTCCTTCGGCCTGAACCCGGCCGCGCGGATCCTGCTGAACTCGGTGTTTTTGGACGAGTGCGTGAAGGCGGGACTGGACTCGGCGATCGTGCACGCGAGCAAGATCCTGCCGATCGCCCGGTTCAGCGAGGAGGAGGTCACCACCGCCCTCGATCTGATCTACGACCGCCGCTCGGAGGGCTATGACCCGCTGCAGAAGCTGATGCGGCTGTTCGAGGGTGCCACGGCGAAGTCGCTGAAGGCGGGCAAGGCCGAGGAACTGGCGGCGCTGCCGCTGCGGGAGCGGCTCAAGCGGCGGATCATCGACGGTGAGCGCAACGGCCTGGAGGCCGACCTCGACGCGGCGCTCGAGGACCGGCCGGCGCTGGACATCGTCAACGACACCCTGCTGGACGGCATGAAGGTCGTCGGTGAGCTGTTCGGCTCCGGGCAGATGCAGCTGCCGTTCGTGCTGCAGTCGGCGGAGGTGATGAAGAGCGCGGTGGCCTATCTGGAGCCGCACATGGAGAAGTCGGACGCCGAGGGCAAGGGCACGATCGTGCTGGCCACCGTGCGCGGGGACGTGCACGACATCGGCAAGAACCTGGTCGACATCATCCTGTCCAACAACGGCTACAACGTGGTCAACCTCGGGATCAAGCAGCCGGTCTCGGCGATCCTGGAGGCCGCCGAGGAACACCGCGCGGACGTCATCGGCATGTCCGGCCTGCTGGTGAAATCCACCGTGATCATGAAGGAGAACCTCCAGGAACTCAACCAGCGCAACCTGGCCGCCCGCTTCCCCGTCATCCTCGGCGGCGCCGCACTGACCCGCGCCTACGTCGAACAGGACCTGCACGAAATCTACGACGGCGAGGTCCGCTACGCCCGCGACGCCTTCGAGGGCCTGCACCTGATGGACGCCCTCATCGGCGTCAAACGCGGCGTCCCCGGCGCGAAACTCCCCGAACTACGCCCCCGCCGGGTCCGCGCCACGGCCGTCGTCGAAGCCGAGGAGAGCCCGCGGCAGGGCGCCGTCCGCTCCGACGTCGCCACCGACAACCCGGTACCGGAGCCTCCCTTCTGGGGATCTCGCGTGAGCAAGGGCATCCAGCTGAAGGAGTACGCGAGCTGGCTGGACGAAGGCGCGCTGTTCAAGGGCCAGTGGGGGCTGAAGCAGGCCCGCACCGGGCAGGGCCCGAGCTATGAGGAACTGGTGGAGAGCGAGGGCCGGCCCCGGCTGCGGGGCCTGCTGGACCGCCTCCAGAGCGAGAGCCTCCTCGAAGCGGCCGTGGTCTACGGCTACTTCCCGTGCGTGTCCAAGGACGACGACCTGATCATCCTGGACGAGCACGGCAACGAACGCACCCGCTTCACCTTCCCGCGCCAGCGCCGGGGCCGGCGGCTGTGTCTGGCCGACTTCTTCCGCCCCCAGGAGTCCGGCGAGAGGGACGTCGTCGGTTTCCAGGTCGTCACCGTCGGCTCGCGCATCGGCGAGGAGACCGCGAAACTGTTCCAGGCCAACGCCTACCGCGACTACCTCGAACTGCACGGCCTGTCCGTGCAGCTGGCGGAGGCACTGGCGGAGTACTGGCACGCGCGGGTACGGGCCGAACTCGGCTTCGCCGGCGAGGACCCCGCCGGCATCGAGGACATGTTCGCCCTGAAATACCGCGGCGCCCGGTTCTCCCTCGGCTACGGCGCCTGTCCCGACCTGGAGGACCGCGCCAAGATCGCCGCCCTCCTCCAGCCCGAACGCATCGGCGTCCACCTCTCCGAGGAATTCCAGCTCCACCCCGAACAGTCCACCGACGCCATCGTGATCCACCACCCCGAAGCGAAGTACTTCAACGCACGGTGAGGCACGTCTCACTCGGCACACTGATCGGATAAGTCGTAGACTGGTCGGTCCACCGCAGGCCGGTTCCCCGCCGGGGAACCGGCCTGGCCGTCCCTCAAGGAGGTGCGCCCGGATGACCAGTACGGTCCCCGCGCCAGGAACCCGTACGGCCGAAGGATCCGCCCTGCAGGCGGTGCTGCTCGACATGGACGGCACCCTGGTGGACACCGAAGGCTTCTGGTGGGACGTCGAGGTGGAGGTCTTCGCCTCCCTCGGGCACACCCTGGACGACACCTGGCGCCATGTCGTGGTCGGCGGTCCCATGACCCGCAGCGCCGGCTTCCTCATCGAGGCGACCGGCGCCGACATCGGCCTCGCCGAACTCACCGTGCTGCTCAACGAGGGCTTCGAGAGCCGGATCGACCGGGCGCTGCCGCTGATGCCGGGCGCCGCCCGGCTGCTCGCCGAACTGCACCGGCACGAGGTCCCCACCGCCCTGGTCTCCGCCTCCCACCGGCGCATCATCGACCGCGTGCTGTCCGTCCTCGGCCCGCACCACTTCGCCCTGTCCATCGCCGGCGACGAGGTCTCCCGCACCAAGCCCTTCCCGGACCCGTATCTGCTCGCCGCCGCCGGACTCGGCGCGGAACCCGCCCGCTGCGCCGTGGTCGAGGACACCGCGACCGGGGTCGCCGCGGCCGAGGCCGCGGGCTGCCGGGTGGTCGCCGTCCCCTCCGTCGCCCCCATCGGCCCGGCCCTGGGACGCACCGTCGTCTCCTCGCTGGAAGAGATCGACCTGGCATTTCTGCGCGGCATGATGACGGCAGCGCGCTAGCCCTTCACCCCAGGTGTTCCCCGCCCGCGGAACCCGGCGAGCGCGAAGCGCGCCGACCGCCCGGACACAATTCCCGGGAACGTACACCCGGACGGAATGCGCCCGGCGCCGTCCGGCCGAATTCAATCGCCCGGCACCACCGCCGCAAGTGTGACGTTCGACACTCCAAAGGGTCTCGACAACGTTGACCACACGTGCTGACCGGCCCCGGTCGAGCGGTCCGGGCGGGACCTTGTGTCCCGATTGATGGGAAGCTGCACTAATCCTGCCGCTGTCGGGTTTTCGGTGTGTCCGCGACCGGCTCCCCTGCGTGATGACGGGTCAACTCACGCGGCCGTGAACCCCCCTGCGGGTGCGGACTAATCTCATCGCGAGAACACCGCCGAGAACCCCCGTGATCCCTCGCACCACCCCTGCATGCGGGATACACGGACCCCGAACAGCTCTGGAGAAACTCCCGCATGAACCGCAAGACTTTGGTGCTGCCGGCGGTGGCCGGCCTGCTCACCCCGGTTCTCGCCGCGTGCGGCGGATCCGACAGCGGGAGCAAGAGCGGTGACGCCATCGTCGTCGGTACCACGGACCAGTTCACGGCCACCCAGGCGGCCCCCGCGCCCCTCGACCCGGCCTACGCCTACGACGTCGGCACCTGGAACATCCTGCGCCAGTCCGTGCAGACCCTGATGGCGCAGCCCAAGGGCGAGGGCGAGCCCGTCCCGGACGCCGCCGAGAGCTGCTCCTTCACCGACAGCGGCAGCGAGCGCTACGCCTGCAAGCTGCGCGAGGGCCTGAAGTTCGCGAGCGGCGACCCGGTGACCGCCGAGGACGTGAAGTACTCCATCGAGCGTGCGCTGCGCATCGACGCCGACAGCGGTGTGTCCGCCCTGCTGAACACCATCGACACCATCGAGACGCAGGGCGACCGTGACGTCGTCTTCCACCTGAAGACCGCCGACGCCACCTTCCCCTACAAGCTGTCCACTCCGGTCGCGGGCATCATCAACCCGAAGGACTACCCGAAGGACAAGCTCCGCGAGGGCTTCGAGATCGACGGTTCCGGCCCGTACACCTTCAAGGCCGACGTCAAGGACGACGCCATCGCGACGGCCACCTTCACCAAGAACCCTTCGTACAAGGGCAATGTGACGGTGAACAACAGCCAGGTCGAGCTGCGCTCCTTCGCCGATGCCGACGCCATGGGCGACGCGATCGACAAGGGTGACATCGACGTCATGACCCGCACCATGTCGCCCGCGCAGATCCAGAAGCTGGACACCGGCGACGACGGCAAGGTCGACCTGGTCGACATGCCCGGCCTGGAAATCCGCTACCTGGCCTTCAACACCGACGCCACCAGCGTCAAGTCCAAGGCCGTACGCCAGGCCATGGCCCAGCTCATCAACCGCGGCGAACTGGTCTCCAAGGTCTACGGCACCCAGGCCGAGCCGCTGTACTCGATGGTCCCGGCCACCGTCACCGGCCACTCCAACTCGTTCTTCAACAAGTACGGCAACCCCAGCGTCGCCAAGGCCAAGGACCTGCTCGAGAAGGCCGGCATCTCCACCCCGGTGAAGCTGACCCTGCACTACACCACCGACCACTACGGTTCGGCCACCAAGCAGGAGTTCGAGATCCTGCAGAAGCAGCTCAACGACAGCGGCCTGTTCGACGCCACCATCGAGGGCCACCCCTGGAAGACCTTCCGGCCCGCCGAGCAGAAGGGTGCGTACGACGTCTACGGCATGGGCTGGTTCCCCGACTTCCCCGACGCCGACAACTTCCTCGCGCCCTTCCTGGACAAGGACAACTTCCTCGGCTCGCCGTACAACAACAACACCGTCCAGCGCTCGCTGATCCCGCAGTCCCGCCGTGAGGCCGACCGGCTCGGCGCTTCCAAGAGCCTGACCGAGATCCAGGACCGCGTCGCCGACGACGTTCCGATCCTGCCGCTGTGGCAGGGCAAGCAGTACGTCGCCGCGCGCGACGACATCACGGGCGCCGCCTACGCCCTCAACTCCTCCTCGACGCTTCAGCTGTGGGAGCTCGGCCGCGGCGTGAGCGGCTGACGGCTCCCGACACCCGGGGCCGCGGAGCACGCGGCCCCGAGGCCCGGGACCAGGGACGGACGGACCCGGGCTGACGAACCGACGACAAGGCACTTCGAGTGAACCTGCGCAACCAGTGGCCGGTCCTGCCCCTCGCGGCGGGGCTGGCCTCCGGCCTGTTGACCGGCTGCGGATCCGAGACCGGTGACTCCGGGGGCACCGGCGCCTCCGTGGTGGTGGGGATGTCCGACGACGTCCTCGCCACGGACCCGGCGGCCGGCTACGACCCCGGCTCATGGCTGTTGTTCAACAACGTCTTCCAGTCGCTGCTCGGCTTCCCCAAGGGCGCGACCGAACCCGAGCCCGAACTGGCGAAGCAGTGCGGCTTCACCGACACCCGGGCCATGGTCTACAAGTGCGAGCTGAAGGACGGCCTGAAGTTCAGCAACGGTGACGACCTCACCTCCGCGGACGTGAAGTTCTCCTTCGACCGCATGCTGAAGATCGACGACCCGGCCGGTCCCGCCCTGATGTTCCCGATGCTCGACAAAGTCGAGACACCGGACGCCCGGACGGCCGTCTTCCACCTGAAGGTGCCCGACGCCACCTTCCCCAGCAAGATCGCCTCCGGCGCCGGCTCCATCGTGGACCACCGCCAGTACGACGCGAACGCCCTGCGCACCGACCACCAGGCGGTCGGCTCCGGCCCCTACAAGCTGGACTCCTTCGACAAGGACCAGGCCGTCTTCTCCGTGAACGGCAACTACCAGGGCACCGCCAAGATCAACAACTCCGGCGTCACCCTGAAGTTCTTCCACGGCGACCGCACCGCGCTGAAGGACTCCCTCCTCGACGGCGGCGTCGACATCGCCTACCGAGGCCTGACCGCCACCGACATCGCCCAGCTCGACCAGCAGGACGACAGCAAGGGCGTCGAGGTCATCGAGGGCACCAGCGCCGAGGTGCAGCACCTGGTCTTCAACATGAAGGACCCGGTGGCCGGCAAGCTCGGCGTCCGCAAGGCCATCGCCTACCTCATCGACCGCGACGCCCTGATCAAGGACGTCTACCAGGGCACCGCCACCCCGCTGTACTCGATCGTCCCGGCCGGTGTCGCGGGCCACAACACCGCCTTCTTCGACACCTACGGCGCCCGCCCCTCCCAGGCCAAGGCCGCCGCCGCGCTGCGGGCCGACAACATCACCGGCAAGGTGAAGCTCACCCTGTGGTCCACGCCGTCCCGCTACGGCCCCGCCACCGACGAGGAGCTGAAGGCCATCGCCGAACAGCTCAACGCCAGCGGCCTCTTCGACGCCGACGTCAAGTCCGTCGCCTTCGACCAGTACGAGAAGGACATCGCCGCCGGCAAGTACGGCGTGTACGTGAAGGGCTGGGTGCCGGACTACCCGGACGCCGACAACTTCACCGCCCCCTTCTTCGGCAAGGGCAACGTGCTGGACAACCACTACGACAACCGCGCCATCACCGGCTCCCTGCTGCCCGGCACCGCCGCTCAGAGCGACCGCTCGGCCACCGACAAGGACTTCGGCAGGCTCCAGGACATCGTCGCCGACGAGCTGCCCGTCCTGCCGGTCTGGCAGGCCAAGCAGTACGCGGTCGTCCACGACGGCGTCTACGGCCTGGAGTACTGCCTGGACGCCTCCACGGTGTTCCGGTTCTGGGAACTCAGCAAGAGCAGCTGACACCCCACACGACGAGGGCGCCCCGCTCCAGCAGGAGAGGGGCGCCCTTCAGTCGTTTCCGCCGGCATTTCCGTCGTCCGCCGGCTCTTCCGGCGTCTACTGCGCGCCGGGGCGCACCAGTCCGCTCTCGTACGCGTACACCGCCGCCTGCACGCGGTCCCGGAGCCCCAGCTTGGTCAGCACATGACCCACATGCGTCTTCACCGTCGTCTCACTGACGAACAGGTCCGCCGCGATCTCCGCGTTGGACAGCCCGCGCGCCACCAGCTTCAGCACCTCCACCTCACGGTCCGTGAGCGTGTGCAGGGTGTCCGGCACCGGCTCCTCACCGGACGGCAGATGCGTCGCGTACTTGTCCAGCAGCCGCCGGGTGATGCTCGGCGCGAGCATCGCCTCGCCGTTCGCCACCACCCGGATCGCCTGCACCAGCTCGTTGGCGGGCGCGTCCTTCAGCAGGAAGCCGCTCGCCCCGGCGCGCAGCGCCTCCACCACGTACTCGTCCAGGTCGAACGTGGTCAGCACCAGCACCTTGGCCGGACCGTCCCGGCCGGGCCCGGTGATCTGCCGGGTGGCCTCCACCCCGTCCATCCGCGGCATCCGGATGTCCATGAGCACCACATCCGGCTGCAGCGCTCGCACCTGGTCGAGGGCCTGGAGACCGTCACCGGCCTCGCCGACGACCGCGATGTCCTGCTCGGCCTCCAGGATCATCCGGAAACCCGTACGCAGCAGGGGCTGGTCGTCGACCAGTAGGACACGGATGGCCACCTGACACTCCTTCGCTAGTCCGGGCCCATTCTGCCCTGCCCCCGTTTCCCGCTTCACCCCGCCCGGGACCCCGCCGCGCGGACCGGCAGCGGATAGGGCGGGGGAGTGCCGCCGAACTCCGGGCAGTGCGCCCGGTGGTCGCACCAGCCGCACAGCTTGGTCGGCCGGGGCCGCCAGTCCCCGCTCTCCGTCGCCTGCCTGATGGCCTCCCACAGCGCGTGCAGCCTGCGCTCCACCCGCTCCAGATCGGCCGGCACCGGGTCGTACGTCAGCACGTCCCCGCTGCCGAGATACACCAGCTGGAGCCGGCGCGGCACGACGCCCTTCAGCCGCCAGACGACCAGGGCGTAGAACTTCATCTGGAAGAGCGCGCCCTCGGCGTACTCCGGGCGCGGGGCCTTGCCCGTCTTGTAGTCGACGATCCGCACCTCGCCGGTCGGCGCCACGTCCACCCGGTCGATGATTCCGCGCAGCCGCAGCCCCGAGTCCAGCTCGGTCTCCACGAACAGCTCCCGTTCGGCCGGCTCCAGCCGCGTGGGGTCCTCCAGCGTGAACCAGCGCTCCACCAGCCGCTCCGCCTCGGCGAGCCAGCCGGCCAGCCGCTCGCCGTCCGGATCGTCGGCGAACAGCTCGGTCAGCTCCGGCCGGCTCTCCCGCAGCCGTTCCCACTGCCCCGGGACCAGCGCCTTCGCCCGCGGCGCGGTCCGCTCCCCGGCGGGCGCGTCGAACAGCCGCTCCAGCACGGCGTGCACCAGCGTGCCCCGGGTCGCCGCCTCGCTCGGCTTCTCCGGCAGCCGGTCGATCACCCGGAACCGGTACAGCAGCGGACACTGCATGAAGTCGCCGGCCCGGGACGGCGACAGCGAGACCGGCGCGGCGGCGCTCCGCCCCCCGGCGGCCCCGCCCGGGCCACCACTCGCCGCGGGGCCGGCCCCGGCCCCGTCTCCCGCGTCCGACGTCACTGCCTCGTCGATGCTGCTGTCCATGTCCCAGACCATACGGCC comes from Streptomyces sp. SCL15-4 and encodes:
- the metH gene encoding methionine synthase; protein product: MASSPTSPSADSRARVSALREALATRVVVADGAMGTMLQAQEPTLEDFENLEGCNEILNVTRPDIVRSVHEAYFAVGVDCVETNTFGANHSALGEYDIAGRVHELSEAGARVARETADAFTARDGRPRWVLGSMGPGTKLPTLGHAPYTTLRDAYQRNAEGLLAGGADALLVETTQDLLQTKAAVLGARRGLQALGLDLPVIVSVTVETTGTMLLGSEIGAALTALEPLGIDMIGLNCATGPAEMSEHLRYLARNARVPLSCMPNAGLPVLGKDGAHYPLSAPELADAQETFVREYGLSLVGGCCGTTPEHLRRVVERVRGLTPPERDPRPEAGAASLYQSVPFRQDTSYLAIGERTNANGSKKFREAMLEGRWEDCVELAREQIREGAHMLDLCVDYVGRDGVADMEELAGRFATASTLPVVLDSTEVEVIRAGLERLGGRAVINSVNYEDGDGADSRFARVAGLAREHGAALIALTIDEEGQARTPQKKVAIAERLIADLTGNWGIREEDILIDTLTFTICTGQEESRKDGVATIEAIRELKRRHPAVQTTLGLSNISFGLNPAARILLNSVFLDECVKAGLDSAIVHASKILPIARFSEEEVTTALDLIYDRRSEGYDPLQKLMRLFEGATAKSLKAGKAEELAALPLRERLKRRIIDGERNGLEADLDAALEDRPALDIVNDTLLDGMKVVGELFGSGQMQLPFVLQSAEVMKSAVAYLEPHMEKSDAEGKGTIVLATVRGDVHDIGKNLVDIILSNNGYNVVNLGIKQPVSAILEAAEEHRADVIGMSGLLVKSTVIMKENLQELNQRNLAARFPVILGGAALTRAYVEQDLHEIYDGEVRYARDAFEGLHLMDALIGVKRGVPGAKLPELRPRRVRATAVVEAEESPRQGAVRSDVATDNPVPEPPFWGSRVSKGIQLKEYASWLDEGALFKGQWGLKQARTGQGPSYEELVESEGRPRLRGLLDRLQSESLLEAAVVYGYFPCVSKDDDLIILDEHGNERTRFTFPRQRRGRRLCLADFFRPQESGERDVVGFQVVTVGSRIGEETAKLFQANAYRDYLELHGLSVQLAEALAEYWHARVRAELGFAGEDPAGIEDMFALKYRGARFSLGYGACPDLEDRAKIAALLQPERIGVHLSEEFQLHPEQSTDAIVIHHPEAKYFNAR
- a CDS encoding HAD family phosphatase encodes the protein MTSTVPAPGTRTAEGSALQAVLLDMDGTLVDTEGFWWDVEVEVFASLGHTLDDTWRHVVVGGPMTRSAGFLIEATGADIGLAELTVLLNEGFESRIDRALPLMPGAARLLAELHRHEVPTALVSASHRRIIDRVLSVLGPHHFALSIAGDEVSRTKPFPDPYLLAAAGLGAEPARCAVVEDTATGVAAAEAAGCRVVAVPSVAPIGPALGRTVVSSLEEIDLAFLRGMMTAAR
- a CDS encoding ABC transporter substrate-binding protein, yielding MNRKTLVLPAVAGLLTPVLAACGGSDSGSKSGDAIVVGTTDQFTATQAAPAPLDPAYAYDVGTWNILRQSVQTLMAQPKGEGEPVPDAAESCSFTDSGSERYACKLREGLKFASGDPVTAEDVKYSIERALRIDADSGVSALLNTIDTIETQGDRDVVFHLKTADATFPYKLSTPVAGIINPKDYPKDKLREGFEIDGSGPYTFKADVKDDAIATATFTKNPSYKGNVTVNNSQVELRSFADADAMGDAIDKGDIDVMTRTMSPAQIQKLDTGDDGKVDLVDMPGLEIRYLAFNTDATSVKSKAVRQAMAQLINRGELVSKVYGTQAEPLYSMVPATVTGHSNSFFNKYGNPSVAKAKDLLEKAGISTPVKLTLHYTTDHYGSATKQEFEILQKQLNDSGLFDATIEGHPWKTFRPAEQKGAYDVYGMGWFPDFPDADNFLAPFLDKDNFLGSPYNNNTVQRSLIPQSRREADRLGASKSLTEIQDRVADDVPILPLWQGKQYVAARDDITGAAYALNSSSTLQLWELGRGVSG
- a CDS encoding ABC transporter substrate-binding protein; amino-acid sequence: MNLRNQWPVLPLAAGLASGLLTGCGSETGDSGGTGASVVVGMSDDVLATDPAAGYDPGSWLLFNNVFQSLLGFPKGATEPEPELAKQCGFTDTRAMVYKCELKDGLKFSNGDDLTSADVKFSFDRMLKIDDPAGPALMFPMLDKVETPDARTAVFHLKVPDATFPSKIASGAGSIVDHRQYDANALRTDHQAVGSGPYKLDSFDKDQAVFSVNGNYQGTAKINNSGVTLKFFHGDRTALKDSLLDGGVDIAYRGLTATDIAQLDQQDDSKGVEVIEGTSAEVQHLVFNMKDPVAGKLGVRKAIAYLIDRDALIKDVYQGTATPLYSIVPAGVAGHNTAFFDTYGARPSQAKAAAALRADNITGKVKLTLWSTPSRYGPATDEELKAIAEQLNASGLFDADVKSVAFDQYEKDIAAGKYGVYVKGWVPDYPDADNFTAPFFGKGNVLDNHYDNRAITGSLLPGTAAQSDRSATDKDFGRLQDIVADELPVLPVWQAKQYAVVHDGVYGLEYCLDASTVFRFWELSKSS
- a CDS encoding response regulator is translated as MAIRVLLVDDQPLLRTGFRMILEAEQDIAVVGEAGDGLQALDQVRALQPDVVLMDIRMPRMDGVEATRQITGPGRDGPAKVLVLTTFDLDEYVVEALRAGASGFLLKDAPANELVQAIRVVANGEAMLAPSITRRLLDKYATHLPSGEEPVPDTLHTLTDREVEVLKLVARGLSNAEIAADLFVSETTVKTHVGHVLTKLGLRDRVQAAVYAYESGLVRPGAQ
- a CDS encoding RecB family exonuclease; this encodes MDSSIDEAVTSDAGDGAGAGPAASGGPGGAAGGRSAAAPVSLSPSRAGDFMQCPLLYRFRVIDRLPEKPSEAATRGTLVHAVLERLFDAPAGERTAPRAKALVPGQWERLRESRPELTELFADDPDGERLAGWLAEAERLVERWFTLEDPTRLEPAERELFVETELDSGLRLRGIIDRVDVAPTGEVRIVDYKTGKAPRPEYAEGALFQMKFYALVVWRLKGVVPRRLQLVYLGSGDVLTYDPVPADLERVERRLHALWEAIRQATESGDWRPRPTKLCGWCDHRAHCPEFGGTPPPYPLPVRAAGSRAG